One Alkalicoccus halolimnae DNA segment encodes these proteins:
- a CDS encoding YdbC family protein encodes MADIKYEIIEHLGVLSESSKGWKKELNLVSWNGRDPKYDLREWAPDHEKMGKGVTLTEEEIKQLVHIMQKKQ; translated from the coding sequence TTGGCAGATATTAAATATGAAATTATAGAACACCTCGGCGTCTTATCTGAATCCTCGAAAGGGTGGAAAAAAGAGCTGAACCTCGTCAGCTGGAACGGAAGAGACCCGAAGTACGACCTGAGAGAATGGGCGCCGGATCATGAAAAAATGGGGAAAGGCGTCACGTTGACAGAAGAAGAAATCAAGCAGCTCGTGCATATCATGCAGAAAAAACAATAA
- a CDS encoding AMP-binding protein, giving the protein MSVNPENQINQWIEEYDRGDLSVAHVLCDRHDANKKALLYENEAGEKQTYTYGKLKELSEKFAGVLKTHGVKKGDRVAVLLPKGPELLISVLAIWRLGAVHVPLFTAFGPQAVSYRVGNSGAETIITDAGNREKLNTMEASSFRVITASSSTEKEVPSSDTPFWEALHEAEPVHENTEVTGDDLFIIIYTSGTTGHPKGVEVPVRALAAFQGYMQFGLDLRPDDVFWNVADPGWAYGLYYGMVGPMLLGQSFIMFNAKFSVEEAYRILKEYGVTNFAAAPTVYRTLRAAGMPEGIKEDLKVRVLSSAGEPLNPDVSTWAETHFGIPVYDHYGQTEQGMVVNNHHHPKLDRPVKAGSMGQSMPGFRAAIVDDNGTELPAGEEGQLAIDTKHSPVFWFRGYYRDEEKTRERFISGGRYYLTGDTASRDEDEYVYFSGRSDDIISSSGYRIGPFEVESALMGHEAVAESGVVGVPDEQRGEIVKAHVVLLPGFTESEELAKDLSQFVKGNLSAHEYPREIEFVEELPKTPSGKIQRFLLRNS; this is encoded by the coding sequence ATGTCAGTGAATCCGGAAAATCAGATAAACCAATGGATAGAAGAGTATGACCGCGGAGATCTTTCCGTCGCTCATGTACTCTGCGACCGCCACGATGCGAATAAAAAAGCACTGCTTTACGAAAATGAAGCAGGGGAAAAACAGACGTATACATACGGAAAGCTTAAGGAGCTCTCAGAGAAATTTGCCGGCGTACTTAAGACTCACGGAGTGAAAAAAGGAGATCGTGTCGCTGTACTGCTGCCGAAAGGCCCGGAGCTTCTCATTTCCGTATTAGCGATCTGGCGCCTTGGAGCAGTTCACGTGCCGCTTTTCACTGCTTTCGGGCCGCAGGCGGTCTCGTACAGAGTCGGAAACAGCGGAGCAGAAACGATTATTACGGATGCAGGAAACCGGGAGAAACTGAATACGATGGAGGCATCCAGCTTCCGTGTGATTACAGCCTCGTCTTCAACGGAAAAAGAAGTGCCGTCTTCCGATACACCTTTCTGGGAGGCGCTGCACGAAGCGGAGCCGGTTCATGAAAATACGGAAGTGACGGGAGACGACCTGTTTATTATCATCTACACTTCAGGGACGACAGGACACCCGAAAGGAGTGGAAGTGCCTGTTCGGGCGCTTGCAGCATTCCAGGGTTATATGCAGTTTGGGCTTGATCTGCGGCCGGACGATGTCTTCTGGAATGTGGCGGATCCGGGATGGGCGTACGGCCTGTACTATGGGATGGTCGGCCCGATGCTTCTCGGTCAGTCGTTTATTATGTTTAATGCGAAGTTCAGCGTGGAAGAAGCGTATCGGATTCTGAAGGAGTACGGCGTTACCAATTTTGCAGCCGCGCCGACAGTTTATCGTACGCTGCGGGCAGCGGGCATGCCCGAGGGGATAAAGGAAGACTTGAAAGTACGAGTACTCTCAAGCGCCGGGGAGCCGTTGAACCCGGACGTCAGCACGTGGGCAGAGACGCATTTCGGCATACCGGTCTACGATCATTACGGCCAGACGGAGCAGGGGATGGTCGTAAACAATCACCATCACCCCAAACTCGACCGCCCGGTGAAAGCAGGATCGATGGGACAGTCCATGCCCGGTTTCCGCGCCGCGATTGTGGATGATAACGGAACGGAACTGCCGGCCGGGGAAGAAGGACAGCTGGCCATTGATACGAAACATTCCCCGGTGTTCTGGTTCCGCGGGTACTACCGGGATGAGGAAAAGACGCGCGAACGCTTCATATCCGGCGGACGCTACTATCTGACCGGGGACACGGCGAGCCGGGACGAAGACGAATACGTTTATTTTTCCGGGCGCTCGGACGATATTATTTCCAGTTCAGGCTACCGGATCGGACCGTTTGAAGTCGAAAGTGCCTTAATGGGCCATGAAGCGGTAGCGGAATCCGGGGTCGTCGGCGTCCCGGACGAACAGCGCGGAGAGATCGTTAAAGCGCATGTAGTCCTGCTTCCGGGCTTCACTGAAAGCGAGGAATTAGCGAAAGATTTGAGCCAGTTTGTAAAAGGAAACTTATCCGCCCACGAATACCCGCGTGAAATTGAATTTGTAGAGGAACTGCCGAAAACGCCGAGCGGCAAAATTCAGCGCTTTCTCCTGCGAAACAGTTAA